In one window of Candidatus Cetobacterium colombiensis DNA:
- a CDS encoding ribbon-helix-helix protein, CopG family, giving the protein MKTTTQNIFKPIVSIRIPRKLLQKIDAKAKEKNTTRSFIINQMLKEYTTR; this is encoded by the coding sequence ATGAAAACAACAACTCAAAACATATTCAAACCCATTGTAAGTATTAGAATCCCAAGAAAACTTCTACAGAAAATTGATGCAAAGGCGAAAGAGAAAAATACGACGAGATCGTTCATTATAAATCAAATGTTAAAAGAATATACAACCCGATAA